In Dehalococcoidia bacterium, the DNA window GCCTGCAGGCGGCGGCGGGATTCATCCGCCACGAGCTTGTGCAGCGCCTCTCGCTACGGCGCATACCGGAGTTGACCTTCATCCGGGACGACTCCATCGAGCGCGGGACGCGTGTGCTTCAGATCATGCACGAACTGGAGCGGGAGGAAAACGCCAGGAAATCCGTCCCGCCCGGAAGCGCCCCGGACAAGGGTTAGAGCTCGCCGTTAATCCAGGCCTCCAGGCGGCGGCGAGCCTCGTCGTCCGTGTACTGGACGGGCGGCGACTTCATGAAGTAGGCGGAGGGCGCTTCCAAAGCGCCAGAGACGCCGCGGTCCATCGCAATCTTGGCGCAGCGAATGGCATCCACCCCCACCCCCGCCGAGTTGGGGCTGTCCCACACCTCAAGCTTCAACTCCAGGTTAAGCGGGACGTCGCCAAAGGCCTTGCCTTCCATCCGGATGTGGCACCACTTGCGGTCGGTCAGCCACGGCACATAGTCGCTGGGGCCGATGTGCACGTTGTCCGCGCCGATGTCGTAGTCAAGCTGCGAGGTCACGGAGTTGGTC includes these proteins:
- the rbfA gene encoding 30S ribosome-binding factor RbfA, translated to MSRRTDRINGLFREEISELLLRHVKDPRISGLITVTEVENSEDMRHAKVYISVMGTEEERKSALTGLQAAAGFIRHELVQRLSLRRIPELTFIRDDSIERGTRVLQIMHELEREENARKSVPPGSAPDKG
- a CDS encoding inositol-3-phosphate synthase, producing the protein TNSVTSQLDYDIGADNVHIGPSDYVPWLTDRKWCHIRMEGKAFGDVPLNLELKLEVWDSPNSAGVGVDAIRCAKIAMDRGVSGALEAPSAYFMKSPPVQYTDDEARRRLEAWINGEL